One segment of uncultured Tolumonas sp. DNA contains the following:
- a CDS encoding helix-turn-helix domain-containing protein, translated as MASQQPYSFSCSVSAALSVIGGKWKGVILFHLLSGTKRFNELHRMVPGVTQRMLTLQLRELEADNILHREVYAEVPPRVEYSLTEFGRTLEPILMDLKHWGDGYKELLVNMREEQSA; from the coding sequence ATGGCATCTCAACAACCTTACAGTTTTAGCTGCTCAGTCAGTGCGGCGTTATCAGTGATTGGTGGCAAATGGAAAGGCGTGATCTTGTTTCATTTATTGAGTGGCACAAAACGCTTTAACGAGCTGCATCGTATGGTGCCTGGCGTCACTCAGCGCATGCTGACATTACAATTACGCGAGTTGGAAGCCGACAACATTCTGCATCGCGAAGTGTATGCCGAAGTACCCCCACGGGTGGAATACAGCCTGACCGAGTTTGGCCGCACACTGGAACCGATATTGATGGATCTCAAGCATTGGGGTGATGGTTATAAAGAATTACTGGTGAATATGCGCGAAGAGCAAAGTGCCTAG
- a CDS encoding MmcQ/YjbR family DNA-binding protein translates to MELSPLKTYLINKLAVTEELPFGPEALVYKVCGKMYALVVWQETPLKITLKVDPAQADLQRAMFASIKPGYHMNKQHWNTIELSGELSDTQLLGLIDDSYQLVVAKLTKKERLALQELHTDKTI, encoded by the coding sequence ATGGAACTATCCCCGCTTAAAACCTATCTGATCAACAAATTAGCGGTGACGGAAGAGTTACCCTTTGGCCCGGAAGCACTGGTCTATAAAGTCTGCGGCAAGATGTATGCGCTGGTCGTCTGGCAGGAAACGCCGCTTAAAATCACCCTCAAAGTTGACCCGGCACAAGCGGATCTGCAACGAGCGATGTTTGCCTCTATCAAACCGGGTTACCACATGAATAAACAGCACTGGAACACCATTGAATTATCCGGTGAACTCAGTGATACACAATTACTCGGGTTGATTGATGATTCCTATCAACTCGTCGTCGCGAAATTAACCAAAAAAGAACGGCTCGCACTGCAAGAACTGCACACCGATAAAACCATTTAA
- a CDS encoding (Fe-S)-binding protein produces MRTELDWSEYQDRGMGDAYADIPKQGGDFAKAVAVCIRSGVCEQHGRGVMCPSFRITDQPLLSPGGRVQLLKHALNSDETALTADTELANAMDLCVACKGCKRECENSVDMAQIKIEYLAQQLKRQPLSWRSRLFAYSPIWLNQYPILGALIRWRNKSGLLAKLGEKLLGIAAKVPLPEATPKPFSPQQQSFPPLVPHPSGEARAVVLWLDSFSTLFAPQQAEDALYLLRLAGLTVHVVHPNSQPGVVLDSGRSLLTFGLVDETRQLAKQLLSVLSPHVAAGLSIVGLEPSSLLMLRDEYKTLGLGQPAVALAKQALLFEEFMAAELTRGGFQLPFQAGKITQPVLIHGHCHQKAIGAMKSVRRVLKAVPELEFSFIESSCCGMAGTFGLEAEHVDYSHQMAQQSLVPALQAAPDALVVSNGFGCAHQIKITAQRATLHLATLLRQALVE; encoded by the coding sequence ATGCGTACAGAATTAGATTGGTCGGAATATCAAGATCGCGGCATGGGCGATGCGTATGCGGATATTCCCAAGCAAGGTGGTGATTTTGCTAAAGCGGTGGCGGTCTGTATTCGCAGTGGTGTTTGCGAGCAGCACGGGCGTGGGGTGATGTGCCCCAGTTTCCGCATTACCGACCAGCCATTACTCTCCCCGGGTGGACGAGTGCAGTTGCTAAAACACGCACTTAATAGTGATGAAACCGCACTGACTGCTGACACCGAATTAGCCAACGCAATGGATCTGTGTGTCGCCTGCAAAGGCTGTAAACGGGAATGTGAAAACAGTGTCGATATGGCGCAGATCAAAATTGAATATCTGGCGCAGCAACTAAAAAGACAACCGCTGTCGTGGCGTAGCCGGTTATTTGCCTATTCCCCGATTTGGTTGAATCAATATCCGATTTTGGGCGCATTAATTCGCTGGCGCAATAAATCAGGGCTATTGGCGAAACTGGGTGAAAAACTACTGGGTATCGCGGCGAAAGTGCCATTGCCGGAAGCAACGCCGAAACCTTTTTCTCCGCAGCAACAGAGTTTCCCACCCTTAGTGCCACACCCGTCCGGCGAGGCGCGGGCGGTGGTGTTATGGCTGGATAGTTTTTCCACCCTGTTTGCGCCGCAACAAGCGGAAGATGCGCTGTATCTGTTGCGGCTGGCCGGTCTCACGGTGCATGTGGTGCACCCCAATTCCCAACCGGGAGTGGTATTGGATAGTGGCCGTTCATTGCTGACATTTGGTTTGGTCGATGAAACCCGCCAGCTGGCGAAACAGCTGCTGAGCGTATTGTCGCCGCATGTGGCGGCTGGCTTGTCGATTGTCGGGCTAGAACCCTCCAGTCTGTTGATGTTGCGTGATGAATACAAAACGCTGGGACTAGGGCAACCGGCCGTCGCACTGGCAAAACAGGCGTTGTTATTTGAAGAGTTTATGGCTGCCGAACTGACGCGTGGTGGTTTTCAATTACCGTTTCAGGCCGGAAAAATCACGCAGCCGGTGTTGATCCACGGGCATTGCCATCAAAAAGCGATTGGTGCGATGAAGTCGGTACGACGAGTGCTGAAAGCCGTGCCGGAATTAGAGTTCAGTTTCATTGAATCGTCCTGCTGCGGCATGGCGGGCACGTTTGGGTTGGAGGCAGAACACGTTGACTACTCGCACCAGATGGCGCAGCAGTCGTTGGTGCCAGCGTTGCAGGCGGCGCCAGATGCTTTGGTGGTCTCGAACGGTTTTGGTTGTGCCCATCAAATCAAAATAACGGCTCAGCGCGCAACATTGCATTTAGCAACCTTATTACGACAGGCTTTGGTCGAATAA
- a CDS encoding NAD(P)H-dependent oxidoreductase, translating into MTKQQILDAYAFRHACKAFDSDKKISDDDFELILETGRLSPSSFGFEPWQFLVIQNPDLREKLLPLVCGQQQVPTASHLLVTLSRRGDSLKPGSDYLTGFMQDVQKLPAEIVKMKGDFYALFHRELFQLAGDERKIADWAAKQTYLPMANMMTTAALLGVDSCPIEGFKQQEVENFLAEEIELDLTTFGVAHITAFGYRKAEPARAKTRRVKEEVTRWL; encoded by the coding sequence ATGACTAAACAACAGATCCTGGATGCGTATGCATTTCGTCACGCCTGCAAAGCATTTGATAGCGACAAAAAAATCAGTGATGACGATTTTGAACTGATTTTGGAAACCGGACGCTTATCACCCAGCTCGTTTGGCTTTGAACCATGGCAATTTCTGGTGATTCAAAACCCAGACTTACGCGAAAAATTATTGCCGCTAGTGTGTGGGCAACAGCAGGTTCCGACGGCCAGTCATCTGCTCGTTACCTTGTCGCGTCGTGGCGACAGCTTGAAACCGGGCAGCGATTATCTGACGGGCTTTATGCAAGATGTACAAAAATTGCCGGCCGAGATCGTGAAGATGAAAGGTGATTTTTACGCGTTATTCCATCGAGAACTGTTTCAGCTGGCAGGCGATGAACGCAAAATTGCGGATTGGGCGGCAAAACAAACCTATCTGCCGATGGCGAATATGATGACTACGGCCGCGCTGCTGGGCGTCGACTCATGCCCAATCGAAGGTTTTAAACAGCAGGAAGTAGAAAACTTCTTAGCCGAAGAGATCGAGCTGGATTTAACCACCTTTGGTGTCGCGCATATCACGGCTTTTGGTTATCGCAAGGCGGAACCGGCCAGAGCTAAAACACGTAGGGTTAAAGAAGAGGTTACTCGTTGGTTATAA
- the pfkB gene encoding 6-phosphofructokinase II has protein sequence MPQIVTLTLTPSLDSATSTAKIYPEGKLRCQPPVFEPGGGGINVARAITHLGGQATALLPCGGPTGAHLVELLQQEGVIVDALPTHDWTRQNLHVVSEATGEQFRFVMPGAALHENEWQQLLAKIAQLPADSLLVLSGSLPPNMTTQAVTELLQCAKDHHLRCVIDSSGEALKAAVAFGGLELLKPNQSELAELSGQTLDQPDQVVTAARLLISQGAAKQIVVSLGPQGALGVDAEQCVQVVPPPVTKRSTVGAGDSMVGAMVMKLADNASLVDMVRFGVAAGTAATMNHGTKLCSKEDTTKLYEYLNQPQ, from the coding sequence ATGCCTCAGATCGTAACCCTGACGTTAACGCCATCACTGGATAGCGCCACCAGCACAGCCAAAATTTACCCGGAAGGAAAACTACGCTGCCAGCCCCCCGTTTTTGAACCCGGCGGTGGCGGGATCAACGTGGCGCGGGCGATCACCCATCTGGGCGGACAAGCCACCGCATTATTGCCATGCGGCGGGCCAACCGGCGCACATCTGGTGGAGCTGTTGCAACAGGAAGGAGTGATCGTTGACGCCTTGCCAACACATGATTGGACACGTCAAAACCTGCATGTGGTGTCGGAAGCAACCGGAGAGCAGTTCCGTTTTGTGATGCCCGGTGCGGCATTACACGAAAACGAATGGCAGCAATTATTGGCGAAAATAGCCCAACTTCCTGCCGACAGTTTGTTGGTGTTAAGTGGGAGTCTGCCGCCAAATATGACGACACAAGCTGTCACAGAATTGCTGCAATGTGCCAAAGATCATCACTTGCGTTGTGTGATCGACAGCTCTGGTGAGGCGCTGAAAGCGGCCGTTGCATTTGGTGGCTTGGAGCTGCTGAAACCCAACCAATCCGAGCTGGCGGAGCTGAGTGGCCAGACGCTGGATCAACCCGATCAAGTCGTCACTGCCGCTCGCTTGCTGATCAGTCAGGGTGCGGCAAAACAGATCGTGGTGTCGCTAGGCCCGCAAGGCGCACTCGGCGTGGATGCGGAACAATGCGTGCAAGTGGTGCCCCCACCGGTCACCAAACGCAGCACGGTGGGTGCGGGCGACAGTATGGTCGGCGCCATGGTGATGAAACTAGCTGACAATGCCTCGTTAGTCGATATGGTACGGTTTGGCGTTGCGGCAGGCACCGCGGCCACGATGAATCACGGTACTAAACTGTGCAGTAAAGAAGATACTACCAAGCTGTATGAATATCTGAATCAACCCCAATAG
- a CDS encoding DUF1883 domain-containing protein: MNFLHSREQMSSGQIVEVDCSHQCNVLLMTDSNFQNYKHGNRFEYLGGHYQKLPARIQVPSTGNWNIVLDLGGGSASIRHSIRIYK, from the coding sequence ATGAATTTTCTTCATTCCAGAGAACAGATGTCTTCCGGACAAATTGTTGAGGTTGACTGTTCACATCAATGTAATGTGCTTCTAATGACAGACTCTAATTTTCAGAACTATAAACATGGAAATCGTTTTGAATATTTGGGTGGTCATTACCAAAAACTTCCAGCAAGAATTCAAGTTCCATCTACTGGAAATTGGAATATCGTATTAGATTTAGGCGGCGGATCAGCATCAATACGACATTCTATTCGTATATATAAATAA